From a region of the Paenibacillus lutimineralis genome:
- a CDS encoding SpoIIIAH-like family protein — protein MKSKRQTIWLVSMLSLMVILSAYYLFTEDSSTKGKNTDGQVATMDQNGGSLNGLNSLNSQDDMVINEVDAGKTQDDSLATDDSAAGVSADEGTKGGAADDNKKPAGQDKDDKGKLPDKAGDKSTKDSSAAENTSDEDVLKQLESQGVSGLDNLTAYQAERSNNNNKKYDELMRAMNDESKTLEEAAMAQKELSALEEKEDRIYDIEEKLQQQYSNAIVKESGDNYQVLVVSEKLEAKDAVSIMDLIIKELGVSQDKVSVQYVTQ, from the coding sequence ATGAAATCGAAAAGACAGACAATATGGCTCGTATCTATGCTCAGCTTGATGGTAATCTTGTCAGCCTATTACTTGTTCACGGAGGATAGCTCGACCAAAGGAAAGAACACCGATGGCCAAGTAGCAACGATGGATCAGAATGGAGGGTCCTTAAATGGTCTCAACTCCCTGAATAGTCAGGACGACATGGTCATTAATGAAGTAGATGCAGGGAAAACGCAGGATGATAGTCTGGCTACTGATGACAGTGCTGCAGGGGTGAGCGCTGATGAAGGAACGAAGGGCGGGGCTGCTGATGATAACAAAAAACCGGCTGGGCAAGACAAGGACGACAAAGGCAAGCTGCCGGACAAAGCAGGCGATAAATCGACGAAGGACAGCTCGGCCGCGGAAAATACAAGTGATGAAGATGTATTGAAGCAGCTGGAGTCGCAAGGAGTTTCAGGCTTAGACAATTTGACAGCCTACCAAGCAGAGCGTTCCAATAACAACAATAAGAAGTATGATGAACTGATGAGAGCTATGAATGATGAATCCAAGACATTGGAAGAAGCAGCGATGGCTCAAAAAGAATTAAGCGCCCTGGAGGAAAAGGAAGATAGAATTTACGATATTGAGGAGAAGCTCCAGCAGCAATATTCCAATGCGATTGTTAAAGAGAGTGGGGATAATTACCAAGTGCTGGTTGTCAGCGAGAAGCTCGAAGCCAAGGATGCTGTCAGTATTATGGACCTGATCATTAAGGAACTAGGCGTATCTCAGGATAAAGTCAGCGTACAATATGTGACCCAATAA
- the accB gene encoding acetyl-CoA carboxylase biotin carboxyl carrier protein → MFNLDEIKELIELVDKTSVHELELENEGSRLCIRKPGKNEVVHVQPVVESAMIQPAGPMSISAAAGIPAAAEPTPARPAEQDSNLHTIVSPMVGTFYRASSPDANSFVNIGDRVGEKTVVCIIEAMKLMNELEAEVKGQITEVLVENGQLVEYGQPLFLVKPE, encoded by the coding sequence ATGTTTAATTTGGATGAAATCAAAGAGTTAATTGAATTGGTGGACAAGACGTCCGTACATGAATTAGAGCTTGAGAATGAGGGCTCCAGACTTTGTATCCGTAAACCAGGCAAGAATGAAGTGGTGCATGTTCAGCCAGTAGTTGAATCTGCCATGATTCAACCTGCAGGACCTATGTCTATTAGCGCTGCTGCAGGGATTCCAGCTGCTGCTGAGCCTACGCCTGCACGTCCAGCCGAACAGGATTCGAACCTACATACCATTGTGTCGCCTATGGTAGGGACGTTCTATCGCGCTTCATCTCCGGATGCCAATTCTTTTGTTAATATTGGCGACCGGGTTGGAGAGAAGACAGTCGTCTGTATTATCGAAGCGATGAAGCTGATGAACGAGCTCGAAGCCGAAGTTAAAGGACAGATCACCGAAGTGTTAGTCGAGAACGGCCAATTGGTGGAATATGGACAGCCTCTCTTTTTGGTGAAGCCTGAGTAA
- the accC gene encoding acetyl-CoA carboxylase biotin carboxylase subunit produces MKFNKILIANRGEIAVRIIRACRELGISTVAVYSEADKDSLHVRMADEAYCIGPTASKDSYLNLTNLMSVATLTECDAIHPGYGFLAENADFAEICSSCNLSFIGPSPEAITKMGDKSVAKQTMKVANVPVIPGSDGLIEDVEEAVMIARDIGYPVIIKATAGGGGKGIRIAEDESSLIQQITTAQQEAEKAFGNSGVYLEKYLTGMKHVEIQIMADKHGNAVYLGERDCSVQRRRQKLVEEAPCPVLSPEKRQEMGEAAVRAALAVDYSGAGTLEFLLGPDGQFYFMEMNTRIQVEHPVTEMITGVDLIQEMISVAEGDPLSFTQEDIKLNGWAMECRINAEDPSRNFMPSPGKIGFYLPPGGPGVRVDSAAYPGYMISPHYDSMIAKLIVWAPTREEAIAKMKRALSEFVIEGIHTTIPFHQKLLEHPVFIRGDFDIKFLEEHEV; encoded by the coding sequence GTGAAATTTAACAAAATATTAATTGCTAACCGCGGCGAAATCGCGGTTCGAATTATTCGTGCTTGCCGCGAATTGGGAATCTCAACAGTTGCCGTATACTCTGAGGCGGACAAGGATTCTCTGCATGTACGGATGGCGGATGAAGCTTACTGCATCGGGCCTACGGCTTCGAAGGACAGTTATTTAAATCTAACGAATCTGATGAGTGTTGCAACGCTTACTGAATGCGACGCCATTCACCCAGGCTATGGGTTCCTGGCGGAGAATGCGGATTTCGCTGAGATCTGCAGCTCATGCAACTTGTCCTTTATCGGTCCTTCCCCGGAAGCGATCACGAAGATGGGCGATAAATCGGTGGCTAAGCAAACGATGAAGGTAGCTAACGTACCGGTTATTCCAGGTTCGGACGGTCTAATCGAGGACGTGGAAGAAGCCGTTATGATCGCTCGCGATATCGGCTATCCAGTCATCATTAAAGCAACCGCCGGAGGTGGCGGCAAAGGGATTCGCATCGCCGAAGATGAGTCGTCTCTGATCCAACAGATTACGACTGCACAGCAAGAGGCCGAGAAGGCCTTTGGTAATTCGGGTGTATACCTTGAGAAATATTTGACTGGCATGAAGCATGTTGAGATACAGATCATGGCCGACAAGCACGGCAATGCTGTGTATCTAGGGGAACGTGACTGCTCCGTACAGCGTCGTCGCCAGAAGCTGGTTGAGGAGGCACCTTGTCCGGTATTGTCTCCTGAGAAGCGTCAAGAAATGGGAGAGGCTGCAGTAAGAGCAGCGCTCGCTGTAGACTATTCCGGGGCAGGTACTCTGGAATTTCTGCTCGGTCCAGATGGACAGTTCTATTTCATGGAGATGAATACGCGAATTCAGGTAGAGCATCCTGTTACGGAAATGATCACTGGCGTCGACTTGATCCAGGAGATGATCTCTGTGGCAGAGGGGGATCCACTCTCTTTCACCCAGGAAGATATCAAATTGAATGGCTGGGCGATGGAATGCCGGATTAATGCCGAGGACCCATCGCGTAATTTCATGCCATCCCCGGGCAAGATCGGCTTCTATCTTCCGCCGGGTGGTCCTGGAGTACGGGTTGATAGTGCTGCTTATCCCGGCTATATGATCTCACCGCATTATGACTCCATGATCGCCAAGCTGATCGTCTGGGCTCCTACTCGTGAGGAAGCCATTGCCAAGATGAAGCGGGCGCTGTCTGAGTTTGTGATCGAAGGAATTCATACGACGATTCCATTTCATCAGAAGCTTTTGGAGCATCCGGTCTTTATTCGTGGTGACTTCGATATCAAATTTCTTGAAGAACACGAGGTTTAA
- a CDS encoding Asp23/Gls24 family envelope stress response protein, translating into MSALPTEFERTEIGEIQIAPEVLEVIAGLATVEVKGVAGMSGGFAGGIAELLGKKNLSKGVKVEVGQREAAVDVSVIVEYGNRLPEVATEIQRNVKRSIETMTGLTVIEVNVQIHDVIFKAPEKIEEVEPSHRVK; encoded by the coding sequence ATGAGTGCATTGCCTACGGAGTTCGAACGGACTGAGATTGGCGAGATTCAGATTGCACCAGAGGTCCTTGAAGTTATTGCGGGACTTGCTACAGTAGAAGTAAAGGGCGTTGCCGGTATGAGCGGTGGATTCGCTGGAGGCATTGCTGAATTACTTGGCAAGAAGAATTTATCCAAAGGTGTTAAGGTGGAAGTTGGCCAGCGTGAAGCGGCCGTTGACGTATCCGTGATTGTGGAATATGGCAACCGCCTACCTGAGGTGGCTACCGAAATTCAACGCAATGTGAAGCGTTCGATCGAGACAATGACTGGTCTAACCGTGATCGAAGTGAACGTACAGATTCACGACGTTATTTTCAAGGCTCCTGAGAAGATTGAAGAAGTGGAACCTAGTCATAGGGTGAAATAA
- the amaP gene encoding alkaline shock response membrane anchor protein AmaP — protein sequence MAKILDRILLLIYSLCVGVLSILAILLMTGSYTLTLNKEQGHTLLISSIVAASVLILLSIRFFYISVRRERHTQSSIDQRTEYGDIQISVDTIENLSYKAASRVRGVKEVKTRIKITESGLEIMIRAVVDGESSIPEMTEEVQKQVHDHVEEITGIPVAYVSVYIANLVHSPVIKSRVE from the coding sequence GTGGCCAAAATTTTGGACAGAATCTTACTACTCATATACAGTTTATGTGTTGGAGTATTATCTATTCTAGCTATTCTACTAATGACGGGCTCGTACACGCTAACGCTTAATAAAGAGCAGGGGCACACCCTGTTGATCTCATCTATTGTAGCGGCTTCCGTGCTTATCTTGCTTAGCATCCGTTTCTTCTACATCTCCGTCCGCCGCGAGCGTCATACGCAGTCATCGATCGACCAACGCACGGAATATGGCGATATCCAGATCTCCGTCGATACGATCGAGAACTTGTCCTACAAGGCGGCATCCCGAGTTCGCGGGGTGAAAGAGGTTAAGACGAGAATTAAGATTACTGAATCGGGTCTGGAGATCATGATTCGGGCTGTCGTTGACGGCGAATCATCGATTCCTGAAATGACCGAGGAAGTACAGAAGCAAGTCCACGATCACGTGGAGGAGATCACGGGTATTCCGGTAGCCTATGTTTCAGTATATATAGCTAACCTCGTCCATTCGCCTGTTATTAAAAGTCGGGTTGAATAG
- a CDS encoding DUF2273 domain-containing protein, translating to MFWKQLWESHKGRLLGVASAIFLCPIYLFFGFWNMMFCGLLLFVGYTVGKNRDLDQGPLVPWKELREWLATRWRPFK from the coding sequence GTGTTCTGGAAGCAATTATGGGAGAGTCATAAAGGAAGACTGCTAGGTGTAGCTTCGGCTATATTCCTGTGCCCGATCTATCTGTTTTTCGGATTTTGGAATATGATGTTCTGTGGCCTCCTGCTGTTTGTAGGTTATACGGTAGGTAAGAACAGAGATCTGGATCAAGGTCCGCTCGTTCCGTGGAAAGAGCTAAGAGAATGGCTGGCTACGCGCTGGCGCCCTTTTAAATGA
- the nusB gene encoding transcription antitermination factor NusB, whose amino-acid sequence MKRRLAREIAVQSLYHMEMNEVEALEAVRMLIAEATGENESEVEIKNVDQAEEFVLELVNGTWSRKEEIDRVLSDYLKGWQISRLSKVDRQVLRLAVYEMVYRDDVPGKVAVNEAIEVAKHFGTGESGKFVNGVLGKMVHEIDQVKEKLS is encoded by the coding sequence ATGAAACGGCGGTTAGCAAGAGAAATAGCAGTACAAAGTCTGTATCATATGGAAATGAATGAGGTTGAGGCTCTGGAAGCGGTGCGTATGTTGATCGCTGAGGCTACCGGAGAGAACGAAAGTGAAGTTGAAATTAAGAATGTTGATCAAGCTGAAGAATTCGTACTGGAGCTGGTGAATGGTACGTGGAGCCGCAAAGAAGAAATCGACCGCGTTCTGTCGGACTATTTGAAGGGCTGGCAAATCAGTCGTCTGTCGAAGGTAGACCGTCAAGTGCTCCGTCTTGCTGTCTATGAGATGGTGTATCGCGATGATGTGCCGGGCAAAGTAGCTGTGAATGAAGCGATTGAGGTAGCCAAGCATTTTGGCACCGGCGAATCCGGCAAGTTTGTTAATGGCGTGCTCGGTAAGATGGTCCATGAAATCGATCAGGTCAAAGAGAAGTTGTCGTAA
- the folD gene encoding bifunctional methylenetetrahydrofolate dehydrogenase/methenyltetrahydrofolate cyclohydrolase FolD — protein MTAPIISGKQVSEEIRAGLRAEVEALVKQGLTPGLAVILVGEDPASQVYVRNKEKACHDLGYYSEVHRLAASTSQEELLALVDKLNRQANIHGILVQLPLPRHIDEKSVIDAIAVEKDVDGFHPVNVGNLVIGDDSLLPCTPAGVIELIKRTGIEMSGKHAVVIGRSNIVGKPVSLLLQRENATVTMCHSRTANMKELTKQADILVVAIGKANFVDASYVKPGAVVIDVGMNRLDNGKLAGDVDFESVKGVSGPITPVPGGVGPMTITMLMNNTLIAAKRLGGLA, from the coding sequence ATGACAGCACCTATTATTAGCGGTAAACAAGTGTCAGAGGAAATTCGCGCGGGTTTGCGTGCGGAGGTAGAGGCTCTAGTGAAGCAAGGATTGACGCCAGGCCTGGCCGTAATTCTTGTTGGTGAAGATCCGGCATCACAAGTATATGTCCGCAATAAAGAAAAAGCGTGCCATGATCTGGGCTATTACTCTGAGGTTCATCGCCTAGCTGCTTCTACTTCCCAGGAAGAGCTGTTAGCGCTCGTGGATAAATTGAACCGGCAAGCGAATATTCACGGGATTCTCGTGCAGCTGCCGCTGCCGCGGCACATCGATGAGAAGTCAGTGATCGATGCGATTGCTGTGGAGAAGGATGTAGATGGCTTCCACCCAGTCAATGTGGGCAATCTCGTCATCGGCGACGATAGTCTGCTTCCTTGCACGCCTGCTGGCGTCATCGAACTGATCAAGCGCACAGGCATCGAGATGTCAGGTAAGCATGCGGTTGTAATTGGACGCAGCAATATTGTCGGTAAACCGGTATCCTTACTGCTGCAGCGCGAGAATGCCACTGTGACGATGTGTCATTCACGCACCGCGAATATGAAGGAACTGACGAAACAGGCTGATATCCTCGTCGTAGCGATCGGCAAAGCAAATTTTGTGGATGCCTCTTATGTTAAACCAGGTGCTGTTGTGATTGACGTAGGCATGAATCGCCTCGATAACGGTAAGCTGGCTGGAGATGTTGATTTCGAGAGCGTAAAGGGAGTTTCCGGTCCAATTACTCCGGTTCCTGGTGGAGTTGGACCGATGACGATCACGATGTTGATGAACAATACACTCATTGCCGCTAAGCGGTTAGGCGGTTTGGCTTAA
- the xseA gene encoding exodeoxyribonuclease VII large subunit, with amino-acid sequence MEQRILSIKELNRYIRMKLESDSLLQDVWIRGEISNFTHHSSGHMYFTLKDKDSRIKTIMFASHNQRLPFIPKEGARVIARGNVSVYERDGQYQFYATLMQPDGIGSLYLAFEQLKGKLAAEGLFAPERKRPIPRYPRVIGVITSPTGAAVRDIITTLARRYPQATVVLYPVLVQGKAAAPSIVKAIRTLNQMGEADVLIVGRGGGSLEELWAFNEEQVARAIYQSEIPVISAVGHETDFTIADFVCDLRAATPTAAAELAVPHQAELKAQLGQCERVLQRSLQHQLAQARESLRRLANSPALLQPRRSLFQHAERLDMLTTRLKGRASARRELAVSSHDRLSARLLRYHPQETLLYTKRRQSEMERQLTQAMTGMLKENSQRLHSSIRQLDALSPLKVMARGYSLVYDEQHKSLIKSLNDVEPGDMVKVKVTDGELDCQVWGMRREGDENNHGR; translated from the coding sequence ATGGAGCAGCGTATTTTATCGATTAAGGAATTGAATCGTTATATTCGTATGAAGCTGGAATCGGACTCCTTGCTGCAGGACGTGTGGATTCGCGGGGAAATATCGAATTTCACCCATCATTCCAGCGGACATATGTATTTTACTCTGAAGGATAAAGACAGTCGGATTAAGACGATTATGTTCGCTTCCCATAATCAGCGTTTGCCGTTTATTCCGAAGGAGGGCGCGCGTGTGATCGCCCGCGGCAACGTCTCCGTCTATGAACGGGATGGGCAGTATCAGTTCTATGCGACACTTATGCAGCCTGATGGAATCGGCAGTCTGTATCTGGCTTTTGAACAGCTGAAAGGCAAGCTTGCGGCGGAAGGACTGTTCGCACCGGAACGCAAACGACCGATTCCGCGCTATCCGCGTGTAATCGGCGTCATTACCTCCCCGACGGGAGCAGCGGTGCGGGATATTATAACGACGCTGGCACGCCGTTATCCGCAGGCAACGGTTGTGTTGTACCCGGTGCTTGTGCAGGGCAAGGCGGCGGCGCCTTCCATTGTGAAAGCGATACGCACGCTGAACCAGATGGGAGAGGCCGACGTATTGATCGTCGGCAGGGGCGGCGGCTCGCTTGAGGAGCTGTGGGCGTTCAACGAAGAGCAGGTCGCGCGGGCGATCTATCAGTCAGAAATCCCGGTCATATCGGCCGTAGGCCATGAGACGGATTTCACGATCGCCGACTTCGTCTGCGACCTGCGAGCGGCTACGCCCACCGCGGCGGCAGAGCTCGCCGTGCCGCACCAGGCCGAGCTGAAGGCCCAGCTCGGCCAATGCGAGCGCGTGCTGCAGCGCAGCCTGCAGCACCAGCTGGCCCAGGCGCGCGAGAGCTTGCGCCGCCTGGCCAATTCGCCGGCGCTGCTGCAGCCGCGCCGCAGTCTGTTCCAGCACGCGGAGCGGCTGGACATGTTGACGACGCGCCTCAAGGGGCGCGCGTCGGCCCGCAGGGAGCTGGCGGTCAGCTCGCATGACCGCCTGAGCGCACGCCTCCTGCGGTATCACCCGCAGGAGACCCTGCTCTATACGAAGCGCAGGCAGAGCGAGATGGAGCGGCAGCTTACGCAGGCGATGACAGGAATGCTCAAGGAGAATTCGCAGCGACTGCATTCCAGCATACGTCAGCTGGATGCCCTTAGCCCACTTAAGGTAATGGCCCGGGGCTACAGCCTCGTGTATGATGAACAGCATAAATCGTTAATCAAATCATTGAATGATGTTGAACCAGGAGATATGGTCAAGGTCAAAGTTACGGATGGCGAGTTGGATTGTCAGGTTTGGGGCATGAGACGGGAAGGAGATGAGAACAATCATGGCAGATAA
- the xseB gene encoding exodeoxyribonuclease VII small subunit, whose amino-acid sequence MADKQEMSFEEAMNQLETIVNQLEHGDVPLEKAIDLFQQGMQLSQLCGQKLAQVERKIEMIVEEDGEIRKQPFIPQTEESETLG is encoded by the coding sequence ATGGCAGATAAACAGGAGATGAGCTTCGAGGAAGCGATGAATCAATTAGAGACGATCGTGAATCAACTGGAGCATGGCGATGTTCCACTGGAGAAAGCGATCGATCTGTTCCAGCAAGGGATGCAGCTCTCGCAGCTGTGTGGACAGAAACTGGCACAGGTAGAGCGCAAGATCGAGATGATTGTGGAGGAGGACGGCGAGATTCGAAAGCAGCCGTTCATTCCACAGACAGAGGAGAGCGAGACGCTTGGGTAA
- a CDS encoding polyprenyl synthetase family protein encodes MGNTLIAHYIEEISGLVTSRLRTIFPAEWEIPVNLHESMQYSLMAGGKRLRPLLVIAAAESLGGSREAALPVACAVEMVHTYSLIHDDLPAMDDDDFRRGKPTNHKVFGEAMAILGGDGLLTHAFYSVVEAHREHGVPAEAVLSIVEELSQFSGPVGMVGGQAADMEGEQGITSLEQLQYIHKHKTGDLIVFCLKAGGRIAGASAAQLEALETYGRNIGLAFQIQDDILDLVGDESKLGKKTQSDVKQQKVTYPYFIGLDASRAEMEKLTAEAKQIVSTGLIGEPDRLLQIADYLLRRDH; translated from the coding sequence TTGGGTAATACATTGATTGCACATTATATCGAAGAGATTTCCGGACTCGTCACTTCACGTCTACGCACTATCTTCCCTGCAGAGTGGGAGATTCCCGTTAACTTGCATGAATCGATGCAGTATTCCTTAATGGCGGGAGGCAAACGCCTTCGTCCGCTGCTTGTGATTGCTGCAGCGGAATCACTAGGTGGCAGCCGCGAGGCTGCTTTGCCTGTGGCCTGTGCTGTGGAAATGGTACATACCTATTCGCTTATCCATGACGACTTGCCGGCGATGGATGATGATGATTTTCGGCGCGGCAAGCCGACGAATCATAAAGTGTTCGGCGAGGCGATGGCGATTCTCGGTGGAGATGGGCTGCTGACCCATGCTTTCTACAGCGTTGTAGAAGCGCATCGTGAGCATGGAGTTCCGGCAGAAGCCGTGCTCTCCATCGTAGAGGAGCTGTCGCAATTCTCAGGTCCGGTCGGTATGGTTGGGGGACAAGCTGCGGATATGGAAGGTGAACAGGGGATAACCAGCCTGGAACAGCTTCAATATATTCATAAGCATAAAACTGGAGATTTGATCGTATTCTGTCTCAAGGCTGGCGGAAGAATCGCCGGAGCCTCGGCAGCACAGCTTGAAGCGCTCGAAACCTATGGGCGGAATATAGGGCTCGCTTTTCAAATTCAGGATGACATTCTTGATCTGGTTGGGGATGAGAGCAAGCTGGGCAAGAAGACTCAGAGCGATGTGAAGCAGCAGAAGGTAACCTATCCTTATTTTATCGGACTGGATGCATCAAGAGCTGAAATGGAGAAGCTTACTGCAGAAGCCAAGCAGATCGTGTCGACCGGCTTGATCGGCGAACCTGACAGATTACTACAGATTGCTGATTATTTGCTGCGAAGAGATCACTAA
- the dxs gene encoding 1-deoxy-D-xylulose-5-phosphate synthase, protein MLLSQINDPCDLKKLSVDQLPILAEEVRQFLIEKLSVTGGHLAPNLGVVELTIALHYCYNSPQDKFLFDVGHQAYVHKILTGRMDRFDSLRQYKGLCGFVKRNESEHDVWEAGHSSTSLSAAMGMALARDLKGEDNKVVAIIGDGALTGGMAFEALNHIGHEKKDMMVILNDNEMSIAPNVGAVHNYLTKIRSDRNYLRAKDEVEQLLKKIPAIGGKLAKTVERLKDSLKYLVVSGVLFEELGFKYLGPVDGHDVEGLIEAFTQANNVKGPVLVHVLTTKGKGYTPAEEDSYKWHGVSQPYKIESGQVLKAVGNPTYTDVFGQTLIELGEQDKRIVAVTPAMPGGSGLVKFAERFPDRMIDVGIAEQHAATMCAALAMEGMKPVYAVYSTFMQRAYDQIVHDICRQNANVMFAIDRAGFVGADGETHQGVFDIAFMRHIPNMVLMMPKDENELRHMMKTALEYNNGPIAYRYPRSSVPGVQLDEVLTPIPIGSWETVREGDGPIVIAVGPMIQVAEEAANTLKRDGIYLNIVNARFIKPLDETMLLQLAKYNRQMIVMEEACDAGSLGGAVLEFYAKQGIAGLDISLMGIPDRFIEHGSVKDQLQEVDLTADKLVEKVRSYRAGQKFAFTHKANQ, encoded by the coding sequence ATGCTGCTTTCGCAAATAAATGATCCGTGCGATCTGAAGAAATTATCTGTCGATCAGCTGCCGATTCTCGCCGAAGAAGTACGGCAATTTCTGATCGAGAAATTGTCGGTTACCGGCGGGCATTTGGCGCCCAATTTGGGTGTAGTTGAGTTGACGATTGCTCTTCATTATTGCTATAACAGTCCTCAGGATAAATTTTTATTTGACGTTGGCCATCAGGCGTATGTGCATAAAATATTAACTGGCCGAATGGATCGATTCGATAGCTTGCGCCAGTACAAAGGTTTATGTGGCTTCGTGAAGCGTAACGAGAGCGAGCATGACGTATGGGAAGCAGGGCATAGCAGTACTTCACTATCTGCTGCTATGGGCATGGCGTTGGCCAGGGATCTCAAAGGCGAGGACAATAAAGTCGTAGCCATTATCGGTGACGGTGCTTTGACCGGTGGAATGGCCTTTGAAGCCTTGAACCATATCGGTCATGAGAAGAAAGACATGATGGTTATTTTAAATGATAACGAGATGTCGATCGCTCCGAATGTCGGTGCGGTTCATAATTATTTGACGAAAATTCGTTCTGATCGCAATTACTTGCGAGCTAAGGATGAAGTTGAACAGCTGCTTAAGAAGATTCCTGCTATTGGCGGCAAGTTAGCTAAGACAGTGGAGAGACTTAAGGACAGTCTAAAATATTTGGTTGTATCTGGTGTTCTTTTCGAGGAGCTCGGATTTAAATACTTAGGACCGGTAGACGGTCATGATGTCGAAGGTTTAATCGAGGCATTTACTCAGGCTAACAATGTGAAAGGTCCCGTGCTTGTGCATGTCTTAACGACAAAGGGCAAAGGCTATACTCCTGCAGAGGAGGATTCTTATAAATGGCACGGGGTTAGTCAGCCATACAAGATCGAATCCGGTCAAGTACTAAAGGCGGTAGGAAATCCAACCTATACCGATGTGTTCGGTCAAACCTTGATTGAACTGGGTGAGCAGGATAAACGTATTGTAGCCGTCACTCCAGCGATGCCAGGCGGGTCAGGATTAGTTAAGTTTGCTGAGCGGTTCCCGGATCGGATGATCGATGTCGGCATCGCTGAGCAGCATGCGGCTACAATGTGTGCAGCTCTGGCTATGGAAGGCATGAAGCCGGTATATGCTGTCTATTCGACTTTTATGCAGCGTGCTTATGACCAAATTGTCCACGATATTTGCCGCCAGAACGCTAATGTAATGTTCGCGATCGACCGGGCAGGTTTTGTCGGTGCAGATGGTGAGACGCATCAAGGCGTATTCGATATTGCATTTATGCGACATATACCCAATATGGTATTGATGATGCCAAAGGATGAGAATGAACTGCGTCATATGATGAAGACGGCGCTTGAATATAATAATGGCCCAATCGCTTACCGTTATCCGCGAAGCAGTGTACCTGGTGTGCAGCTTGATGAAGTATTGACGCCGATTCCAATCGGCTCATGGGAGACGGTGCGCGAAGGAGATGGTCCGATCGTAATCGCCGTAGGCCCGATGATTCAGGTCGCGGAGGAGGCGGCGAACACATTGAAGCGTGACGGCATTTATTTGAATATCGTCAACGCGCGCTTTATTAAGCCGCTCGATGAGACTATGCTGCTGCAATTGGCGAAGTACAATAGACAGATGATCGTGATGGAGGAAGCCTGCGATGCAGGAAGTCTGGGCGGCGCTGTACTGGAGTTCTACGCTAAGCAGGGAATCGCCGGATTGGATATTAGCCTCATGGGCATTCCTGACCGCTTCATCGAGCATGGCAGTGTGAAAGATCAGCTTCAAGAGGTTGATCTGACGGCTGATAAGCTGGTCGAGAAGGTTCGTAGCTATAGAGCCGGACAGAAATTTGCTTTTACCCATAAAGCGAATCAATAG